A genomic window from Lotus japonicus ecotype B-129 chromosome 1, LjGifu_v1.2 includes:
- the LOC130710314 gene encoding uncharacterized protein LOC130710314, producing MRLNPEKCTFGVKSGKFLGYMLTNRGIELNPEKCQAIVEMKSPRTVKEVQQLAGRMAAIGRFLPKAALRALPLYALLKKGANFTWSEEAEHAFSRLKEVLTSPPILSSPKLGEPLYLYLAVRDKAVSSVLVREEAGAQLPVYFVSRSLKGAELRYQMLEKVALALLTTAMRLRRYFQSHSIIVRTDQPVRQVLHKPDLAGRMVGWSIELSEHDIRYEPRRAIKAQVLADFLVELTNEEDPPAEISWVVHVDGSSNKEGGGAGIVLQSNSGMIVEQSLRFNFPATNNQAEYEACIAGLVTARDLGAQDILVCCDSLLVVSQANREAQANDPILEQYLSHLKRLAATFRKVEFRHVPRAENDRADTLAKLASTGKPGLNRTVIQGTLALPYVAGPDRSTGIHTLSVGTDDDWRTPIVKNLTTGWLPPDKSEAKKLTRNASWYTLVNGGLFKRGFSTPLLKCLSKERAEYVLAEIHEGSCGHHPGGRSLARKVLRAGYYWSTLEKDAADHVKRCDPCQKHADHRLAPPERLSTMVSP from the coding sequence atgcgcctcaacccCGAAAAATGCACCTTCGGAGTCAAGAGCGGGAAGTTTCTGGGATATATGCTCACCAATCGTGGGATTGAACTAAACCCCGAAAAGTGCCAGGCTATTGTAGAAATGAAAAGCCCTAGGACGGTCAAGGAAGTCCAGCAATTGGCGGGGCGGATGGCAGCAATCGGACGGTTTCTCCCGAAGGCTGCCCTAAGAGCCTTACCACTCTATGCCCTGCTAAAGAAAGGAGCGAACTTTACTTGGTCAGAAGAGGCCGAACATGCTTTCTCCCGGCTGAAAGAGGTTCTCACCTCCCCACCGATCCTATCAAGTCCAAAGCTAGGGGAGCCCCTTTACTTATACTTAGCTGTCCGAGACAAGGCTGTGAGCTCCGTGCTGGTACGAGAGGAAGCGGGAGCCCAACTTCCGGTCTACTTCGTCAGCCGCTCGCTCAAAGGAGCTGAGCTAAGATATCAGATGCTCGAAAAAGTGGCACTCGCCCTCCTAACCACGGCCATGCGGCTCAGAAGGTACTTCCAATCTCATAGCATCATTGTCCGCACAGATCAACCGGTCAGGCAAGTCCTCCATAAACCAGATCTAGCCGGTCGAATGGTGGGTTGGTCGATCGAGCTTTCCGAGCATGATATTCGATATGAGCCCAGACGGGCGATCAAGGCGCAAGTCCTAGCAGATTTCCTGGTCGAACTCACGAATGAAGAAGACCCGCCGGCGGAAATCTCCTGGGTCGTCCACGTGGATGGCTCGAGCAACAAAGAGGGGGGCGGCGCCGGGATCGTCCTACAAAGCAACTCGGGGATGATCGTAGAACAGTCGCTACGCTTTAATTTCCCGGCCACTAACAACCAAGCTGAGTACGAAGCTTGCATCGCCGGTCTGGTGACAGCGCGGGACCTGGGGGCGCAGGACATACTTGTCTGCTGCGACTCCTTACTAGTGGTCTCACAGGCTAACAGAGAGGCGCAGGCCAATGACCCAATTCTGGAACAATACCTCTCCCACCTGAAGCGGTTGGCTGCCACCTTTCGTAAGGTGGAGTTCCGCCACGTCCCAAGAGCTGAAAATGACCGCGCGGACACCCTAGCAAAGCTGGCTAGCACCGGGAAACCCGGACTGAACAGGACAGTCATTCAGGGCACACTGGCCCTCCCGTACGTCGCGGGCCCCGACCGGTCCACCGGAATCCACACCTTGAGCGTTGGCACGGACGACGATTGGAGGACCCCTATTGTTAAGAACCTCACAACGGGCTGGCTACCACCCGACAAGTCGGAAGCCAAGAAGCTGACTAGGAACGCTTCCTGGTACACCTTGGTGAACGGAGGCCTCTTTAAGAGAGGATTTTCCACTCCTCTTCTTAAGTGCTTATCAAAGGAACGTGCAGAGTATGTGCTCGCCGAGATCCATGAGGGCAGCTGTGGCCACCACCCCGGCGGGCGTTCTCTGGCGAGAAAGGTCCTCCGGGCCGGCTACTACTGGTCCACCCTGGAGAAAGACGCAGCCGACCACGTTAAACGCTGTGACCCATGCCAGAAACACGCCGACCACCGCTTAGCCCCGCCCGAACGGCTCTCGACTATGGTCTCCCCTTGA
- the LOC130710332 gene encoding uncharacterized protein LOC130710332: MSLGKGPMNWFQNLPNNSIHNWEGVMSNFLTQYSSVRNIPKSEETLALIKQGEKESLKAFLNRFNKEAGDIPDLLPQVRLILVRQALRPGPFLTSLDGKKARTLEEFQARSEKYINMEEAATLRSSNQIPGHRPSEKTREPSEPRRDREQRQKSQDEKKQKRKSPGHNTDECLNLKDKVEELATPLVRICHLPDDHPTHPGPGPGPPRNRARTPPRERSPRHRTPDRRRSPERRRSPNRRRSPDRRDQDDVRRRHGTNLVDVGSIAGGWAAGGPSNNSRKKSTRVIMSAAGRPRPNSLRTPQQKVPITFTEDDYGTDTGEEDDPIVVEALIANGKVRRVLIDTGSSADIMFYDAYKTLGLYVKDLIPYDHDLIGFTGDRVLPLGYFDAYLSLGDPNVCRTIKARFLVVKCPTAYNAIIGRPSLNVYRAIISTHHLMLKYPWAGRAISVRGNLTMAGGCYNSSRRLARQDRKRKEPDRGKRVENFHLRAGVCLTDIDPRVDQSREDQRLKPDGEARPVQIGRGLEQTTKLARDLPQDLSNRLNPSEK; encoded by the exons ATGAGCTTGGGGAAGGGCCCGATGAACTGGTTCCAAAACCTCCCCAACAACTCCATCCACAATTGGGAAGGGGTCATGTCCAACTTCTTGACCCAGTATTCCTCGGTAAGAAACATTCCGAAGTCAGAAGAAACTCTGGCTCTGATCAAGCAAGGCGAGAAGGAATCCCTGAAGGCTTTTCTTAATCGCTTCAACAAAGAAGCAGGAGACATTCCGGACCTCCTCCCTCAGGTCCGCCTGATCTTGGTACGACAAGCGCTTAGGCCAGGTCCTTTCCTAACTTCTTTGGATGGAAAGAAGGCCCGGACGCTGGAGGAATTCCAGGCCCGATCAGAGAAGTATATTAACATGGAGGAGGCTGCAACATTAAGGTCCTCCAATCAAATCCCAGGCCATCGACCCTCTGAGAAAACCCGAGAGCCGAGTGAACCTAGGCGCGATCGCGAACAGCGACAGAAAAGCCAGGATGAGAAAAAGCAGAAGCGGAAGAG CCCCGGTCACAACACGGACGAATGTCTGAATCTGAAAGACAAGGTGGAAGAGCTG GCAACCCCCCTCGTCCGCATTTGCCACCTACCAGACGATCACCCAACCCACCCAGGGCCCGGGCCAGGACCCCCCAGGAATCGTGCACGTACACCTCCTCGAGAAAGGAGCCCCCGTCATAGAACCCCCGACCGGCGCAGGAGTCCCGAACGTCGTAGAAGTCCGAATCGGCGCCGCTCTCCAGACCGGCGGGACCAAGATGATGTACGACGACGCCACGGGACCAACCTGGTCGACGTCGGCTCGATTGCTGGAGGATGGGCAGCAGGTGGACCATCAAACAATAGTCGGAAGAAAAGCACTCGAGTTATCATGTCAGCCGCTGGGAGACCTCGTCCTAACTCCCTTCGTACGCCGCAGCAGAAAGTTCCCATCACCTTCACAGAAGACGACTACGGCACAGACACCGGCGAGGAGGACGACCCGATCGTCGTAGAAGCCCTCATCGCAAACGGTAAGGTACGGCGAGTACTCATCGATACAGGTAGTTCtgctgacattatgttttatgatgcTTACAAAACCCTAGGCTTATATGTGAAAGACCTGATCCCCTATGACCATGACCTGATCGGTTTCACTGGGGACAGAGTTCTACCGTTAGGATATTTTGATGCATACCTCTCCCTAGGAGACCCTAATGTTTGCAGGACTATCAAAGCCCGGTTCTTAGTGGTGAAATGCCCAACAGCCTACAACGCCATCATCGGCAGACCAAGCCTTAATGTCTACCGAGCCATCATCTCCACCCACCACCTGATGTTGAAATACCCGTGGGCCGGTAGGGCAATTTCCGTACGCGGAAACCTAACCATGGCCGGGGGGTGTTATAACTCTAGCCGCAGATTGGCGCGACAGGATCGCAAGAGGAAAGAGCCCGACCGAGGCAAAAGGGTCGAAAACTTCCATCTTCGAGCAGGAGTGTGCTTGACGGACATCGATCCGCGAGTAGACCAATCCAGAGAGGACCAACGTCTTAAGCCGGACGGGGAAGCACGACCAGTCCAGATCGGTCGTGGCCTCGAGCAAACCACCAAACTGGCGCGAGACCTCCCTCAGGATCTGTCCAACCGACTGAACCCTTCTGAGAAGTAA